The DNA region GGGCCGGCCGTGAACAGGACGCGGTTCCGCCCGCAGGCCACCTTTGCCATATACAATAGCGGGTCACCCTGTCCCCAGCCTGACGCGGGCATTACAATTTTGTCATGTTGCCGTCATGTATCTGGCAGCGAGTGGCGGTTAGTCTAGGGGATAGAAAACGGGTGTATGAGGACAGACAGTGAAAATCCTGATTGTCGAGGATGAAATCAAGATCGGTGACTATCTCAAACAGGGGCTCACCGAGGCCGGCTTTGTGGCGGACCTGGCCCGCAACGGCCTGGACGGCCATCACCTGGCCATGACCGATGTCTACGACCTCATCATTCTCGACGTGATGCTGCCGGACGTGGACGGCTGGCGCATCCTGCAGTCCCTGCGCGAGGTGGGCAACTCCGTGCCGGTCCTGTTTCTCACCGCCCGCGACAGCGTGGACGACCGCGTCAAGGGACTGGAACTAGGCGCGGACGATTATCTGGTCAAGCCCTTCGCCTTCGCGGAACTGCTGGCGCGGGTCCGTACCCTGCTGCGGCGCGGCACTGTCGCGGCAGCCGATACGACGATTAAGATCGCTGACCTGGAACTGGATCTCATGCGCCGACGGGTGAACCGAGGCGGCCACCGCATCCCCCTCACCGCCAAGGAATTCGCCCTGCTGGAATTATTGATGCGCCGCCAGGGCGAGGTGTTGCCCCGCTCCCTCATCGCCTCCCAGGTGTGGGACATGAACTTCGACAGCGACACCAATGTCATCGATGTGGCCATCCGCCGCCTGCGGGCCAAGATCGACGACGACTTCACCCCCAAGCTCATCCATACCGTACGCGGCATGGGTTATATGCTCGATGTGCCGGGTGAAGATTGATGCAACCGCCGCGTCCTCCCTCTCTCACCCTGCGCCTGACCCTACTTTTCGGTGTGGTGGCCATCGTGGTCTTCACCGGCTTCGGCTGGTTCATCGAGCGCTCCATCGAACACCATTTCAGCGTGGGAGATGACGCCGAGCTGGAAATCATCGCCCAGACCGTCTCACAGGTACTGGCCAGCCGCGCTGACGCCAACAGTCCTGAGACCATCGAACAGCGGCTCACCGATATCCTGGTCGGGCACCACGGCGCTTTACTGCACATTGCCGGACAGGATGGACGGGGTCTGTTTGCCAGCACCAATGGCCCGGCGCTTTCCGCCATCTCCGCCCCGCTCCCCGGCAACCGGGAGGGCCGGGAGAACAACGCACTGTTCCACTGGAACGATACCGCCGGGCATAACTACCGCATGCTAACCCGGAGGGTCGCCGGTGTTGCCGCCGGAGGAATGGAAGACATGACCCTGTCCGTCGCGGTGGCCATCGATCACCATCAGCAATTTCTTGCCGGCTTCCGCCACACCCTATGGCTGATGATTGCCAGCGGCATTCTGGTCATGGGCTTCATGGGCTGGTTCGCCGTGCGTCAGGGACACGGACCCCTGCGTGCCATCGTCGCCCGCATCCGCCACATCAGCGCCGCCGAGCTGAACACCCGCCTGCCGCCGGAGTCCATGCCCCGGGAACTCACCGACCTGGCGCTGGCCTTTAACGACATGCTGGCGCGCATGGAGGAGGCCTTTCAGCGTCTCTCCAACTTTTCCGCCGACATCGCCCACGAACTGCGCACCCCGGTAACCAATCTGCTCACCCAGACCCAGGTGGCCCTGTCCAAATCCCGCAGTGAGAACGAGTACCGGGAAATTCTCTATTCCAACATGGAGGAATACGAGCGCATGGCGCAGATGATCGGCGACATGCTGTTCCTCGCCAAGGCGGACAACGGCCTGTATCAGCCTGACTCCATTGAAATCGATCTTCACAAGGAAGTGCAGGAGTTGTTCGAAT from Gammaproteobacteria bacterium includes:
- a CDS encoding heavy metal response regulator transcription factor, producing MKILIVEDEIKIGDYLKQGLTEAGFVADLARNGLDGHHLAMTDVYDLIILDVMLPDVDGWRILQSLREVGNSVPVLFLTARDSVDDRVKGLELGADDYLVKPFAFAELLARVRTLLRRGTVAAADTTIKIADLELDLMRRRVNRGGHRIPLTAKEFALLELLMRRQGEVLPRSLIASQVWDMNFDSDTNVIDVAIRRLRAKIDDDFTPKLIHTVRGMGYMLDVPGED
- a CDS encoding heavy metal sensor histidine kinase, producing the protein MQPPRPPSLTLRLTLLFGVVAIVVFTGFGWFIERSIEHHFSVGDDAELEIIAQTVSQVLASRADANSPETIEQRLTDILVGHHGALLHIAGQDGRGLFASTNGPALSAISAPLPGNREGRENNALFHWNDTAGHNYRMLTRRVAGVAAGGMEDMTLSVAVAIDHHQQFLAGFRHTLWLMIASGILVMGFMGWFAVRQGHGPLRAIVARIRHISAAELNTRLPPESMPRELTDLALAFNDMLARMEEAFQRLSNFSADIAHELRTPVTNLLTQTQVALSKSRSENEYREILYSNMEEYERMAQMIGDMLFLAKADNGLYQPDSIEIDLHKEVQELFEYYEAWAEERGVSLELDGAATTPGDRLMLRRALGNLLSNAIRHTPANHTVKVLLHPADNQSVTISVENPGPPIPQEHIPRLFDRFYRVDTSRQRGCDGAGLGLAITKSIIDLHGGNIEATSGDKGTRFRITLPAALKAIP